In the Elioraea tepida genome, one interval contains:
- the phbB gene encoding acetoacetyl-CoA reductase — protein sequence MARVALVTGGTRGIGAGISKALIAQGRRVVASYAGNDAAAAAFAAETGCKVYKFDVADFEACKAAVAQIEAEVGPIEILVNNAGITRDATMRRMTREMWDAVIDTNLGSCFNMCKLVWDGMVARKFGRIVNIGSINGQAGQYGQVNYAAAKSGIHGFTKALALEGARAGITVNAVAPGYIDTDMVRAVPADVLEKIIAKIPVGRLGTVEDIARCVAFLTADEASFITGSTLSANGGQHMY from the coding sequence ATGGCACGCGTCGCACTCGTCACCGGCGGCACCCGCGGCATCGGTGCCGGGATCTCGAAGGCGCTGATCGCCCAGGGGCGACGGGTCGTCGCTTCTTATGCCGGAAACGACGCGGCGGCGGCCGCCTTCGCTGCCGAGACGGGCTGCAAGGTGTACAAGTTCGACGTCGCCGATTTCGAGGCGTGCAAGGCGGCGGTGGCGCAGATCGAGGCCGAGGTCGGCCCGATCGAGATCCTCGTCAACAACGCCGGCATCACTCGGGATGCGACGATGCGGCGGATGACGCGCGAGATGTGGGACGCCGTGATCGACACCAATCTCGGCTCCTGCTTCAACATGTGCAAGCTCGTCTGGGACGGGATGGTGGCGCGCAAGTTCGGCCGCATCGTCAACATCGGCTCGATCAACGGCCAGGCCGGGCAGTACGGCCAGGTGAACTACGCCGCCGCGAAGTCGGGCATCCACGGCTTCACCAAGGCGCTCGCGCTCGAGGGGGCGCGCGCGGGCATCACCGTGAACGCCGTCGCCCCCGGCTATATCGACACCGACATGGTCCGTGCCGTGCCCGCGGACGTGCTCGAGAAGATCATCGCCAAGATCCCGGTCGGCCGGCTCGGCACTGTCGAGGACATTGCCCGCTGCGTGGCGTTCCTCACCGCCGACGAGGCCTCCTTCATCACCGGCTCGACGCTTTCGGCGAACGGCGGCCAGCACATGTACTGA